A DNA window from Andrena cerasifolii isolate SP2316 chromosome 16, iyAndCera1_principal, whole genome shotgun sequence contains the following coding sequences:
- the LOC143377493 gene encoding knirps-related protein yields the protein MNQQCKVCGEPAAGFHFGAFTCEGCKSFFGRSYNNLSSISECKNGGECVINKKNRTACKACRLRKCLLVGMSKSGSRYGRRSNWFKIHCLMQEQQQQQQQQQHHYQQTLPSQQLAQQQRKPISPPIGIHAGQRKDDVLMLGLDDYKNSTSPSISSPESHNSDSSVEISERRAAFSGHPGFRPLHSHLQPSVAELSALSKEMMSLPLGFHLGGMSLLPPAFLPPPSLTMFSPYHLYATSHGASHPLVPNHSSNLLRHSPVIEDATGAISATNTTTATTTISVDHKDPCGNNNNNDRYAHNHNMEASRQSSSPRAEVGETYNKRFYLDAVLKSQRTQVEGSPVSAKARSEDGSPLCSPGPEPDCLPPQDNPMDLSMKSASTPARDETEDDEIDMESGSDRDSPPLKRPAPIDLTTRS from the coding sequence TCGTTCTTTGGAAGATCCTACAACAACCTGAGCAGCATCTCCGAATGCAAGAATGGCGGGGAGTGCGTAATCAACAAGAAGAACCGAACAGCCTGCAAGGCCTGCCGTTTGAGGAAATGCCTTCTGGTGGGCATGTCGAAGTCTGGCTCGAGGTACGGGCGCAGATCTAACTGGTTCAAGATCCACTGTCTGATGCaagagcagcagcagcagcagcaacaacaacagcatcACTACCAGCAGACCCTTCCCAGCCAGCAGCTGGCGCAACAGCAACGGAAACCGATCAGCCCACCCATCGGCATTCACGCTGGCCAGCGGAAGGACGACGTGCTGATGTTGGGCTTGGACGACTACAAGAATTCGACGTCGCCCAGCATCAGCTCCCCGGAATCGCACAACAGCGACAGCTCCGTGGAGATATCGGAGCGACGGGCCGCCTTTTCGGGGCACCCGGGCTTCCGACCCCTGCATTCGCATCTGCAGCCCTCCGTGGCTGAACTGTCGGCTCTTAGCAAGGAAATGATGAGCCTACCCCTTGGCTTCCACCTCGGTGGCATGTCCCTGCTGCCACCCGCGTTCCTACCACCCCCGAGCCTCACCATGTTCTCGCCCTATCACCTGTACGCCACTTCTCACGGGGCTTCCCACCCGTTGGTGCCCAATCACTCCTCCAACCTCCTTCGACACTCGCCAGTGATCGAAGACGCGACCGGTGCGATCTCCGCCACGAACACCACTACCGCCACGACAACGATCAGCGTGGACCACAAGGACCCTTGCGggaataacaacaacaacgacAGATACGCGCACAATCATAACATGGAGGCGTCGAGGCAGAGTTCCTCCCCCAGGGCGGAGGTCGGAGAGACGTACAACAAGCGATTTTACCTGGACGCGGTGTTGAAGAGTCAACGAACACAGGTGGAGGGTTCACCAGTGTCCGCGAAGGCTCGCTCGGAGGACGGTTCTCCGCTCTGCAGCCCGGGGCCGGAACCGGACTGCCTGCCTCCCCAGGATAACCCTATGGACCTGTCTATGAAGTCCGCGAGCACTCCAGCGAGAGACGAGACGGAGGACGATGAAATCGACATGGAGAGCGGGAGCGATCGAGACAGTCCTCCGCTGAAAAGGCCAGCGCCTATAGACCTGACGACGAGGTCCTAG